One Elaeis guineensis isolate ETL-2024a chromosome 10, EG11, whole genome shotgun sequence genomic window carries:
- the LOC105059831 gene encoding pentatricopeptide repeat-containing protein At3g14580, mitochondrial, with protein MAVYRKLTSRAIFNFIHVDVGIIRISKYSIASLSRFGYAWDNDDFWLRRLDHKDWLAPNEILKIFKNVRDPELIIGAFEKASSRMDYKPSEALYTLIIEKLACARKFGVIEDLLERSRLEKCRLSDEFFYKLIKLYGNVANHPEQAIKTLLRMPDFHCWPTTKTFNYVLNMLVCARQFDIIHEVYLSAPRLGVCLDTCCFNILIKGLCQCGKLDAAFSLLHEIPKQGCRPNATTYSTLMHALCKDDKPSEAFELCERMEKEGCHPDTITFNILISGLCKQGQVAKGMELLKTMKLKGCYPNSGTNQALLYGLLNTNKFVEAKHFMDMMISEGRRPSFLSYKLTIDGLCSKNLLNDAVMVLKKMVQQGFVPRVGTWKRILECMF; from the coding sequence ATGGCTGTTTATAGAAAATTGACTTCTCGAGCTATCTTCAATTTTATACATGTTGATGTGGGAATTATCAGAATCTCTAAATATTCAATAGCTTCTTTGTCAAGATTTGGGTATGCATGGGATAATGATGATTTTTGGTTGAGAAGATTGGACCACAAGGATTGGCTTGCACCAAATGAAATCCTGAAAATATTTAAGAATGTCAGAGATCCTGAGCTGATTATTGGTGCATTTGAGAAGGCCTCTAGTCGGATGGATTATAAGCCTAGTGAGGCTCTTTACACTTTAATAATTGAGAAGCTTGCTTGTGCACGGAAATTTGGTGTTATTGAGGATCTTTTGGAGAGGTCAAGACTTGAAAAGTGCAGACTTTCTGATGAATTcttttataaattgataaaaCTATATGGCAATGTTGCGAATCATCCTGAACAAGCCATTAAGACGCTCCTTAGGATGCCAGATTTTCATTGTTGGCCTACAACTAAGACTTTCAATTATGTGCTCAACATGCTTGTGTGTGCTCGGCAGTTTGACATCATCCATGAGGTTTACTTGAGTGCTCCCAGGTTGGGAGTTTGTCTTGACACCTGCTGCTTTAACATTCTCATCAAGGGCTTGTGTCAGTGTGGTAAATTGGATGCTGCCTTTTCCTTGTTACATGAAATTCCAAAACAGGGATGTAGGCCCAATGCTACAACTTATTCAACGCTAATGCATGCTCTTTGTAAGGATGACAAACCAAGTGAAGCATTTGAGCTATGCGAGAGAATGGAGAAAGAAGGTTGCCATCCTGATACGATAACCTTCAATATATTGATATCTGGTCTTTGCAAACAAGGGCAAGTGGCAAAGGGGATGGAACTTCTAAAGACAATGAAACTAAAGGGGTGCTATCCAAATTCAGGAACTAATCAAGCACTTCTTTATGGCTTGCTTAACACTAACAAATTTGTGGAGGCTAAACATTTTATGGACATGATGATCTCTGAAGGGAGGCGGCCTAGTTTTTTGTCCTACAAGCTGACTATTGACGGTCTTTGTAGTAAGAATCTTTTAAATGATGCTGTTATGGTACTGAAGAAAATGGTACAACAAGGATTTGTTCCTCGGGTTGGTACTTGGAAAAGGATCCTTGAATGCATGTTCTAG